In Oncorhynchus mykiss isolate Arlee unplaced genomic scaffold, USDA_OmykA_1.1 un_scaffold_259, whole genome shotgun sequence, a single genomic region encodes these proteins:
- the LOC110512243 gene encoding serine/arginine repetitive matrix protein 2 isoform X4 gives MAARCRSSKCTVERNGFKRELDTWRHKLINCVGFESILEGIYGPLLLRDLNIFDDCEPEELEDWAVKASCSFCSLLINDHVPVAASPSDDTPSQAPSLSDSSLSAHRFLHAVFHKKELASSGDPNVPLVAQELMKRMVRQFAMEYASKTRLTTTTGSQRSDLDSPLDLTVTRNQEEEPTPADSVLDLSKRNSASSASTSPTIHKASGSLLPPVTDEPQREAEDAGMPDAPSGRSSALEAVRSTLCPAHRSLLQRILRLAHQQHRLSLAYRDAHRRLVPPPDPLCGHLVAKQQDDTSSPPSFTGCWSRRGATRPTDWKTPGGPGCCCWLPPVCFCLQSLRCLSCQSLSLGHTTGVRSSSSLCSFTSSSSRSSSALCPNPSVCPVASVCCSNPQPCASCCSEHTYLAPVRHTAPGGGGGSECPVLKRERSRTPSPPPLSPIPSDMDGKEEDKPPSLLQQEGEKEEEAGCGGEVGEDREQQEGEKEEEAGCGGEVGEDREQQEGEKEEEAGCGGEVGEDPPLSSALANHNLEKDPHLTTSANRHIAESRADAHLSEIITTVLNTGGGSDYSLNDMLHHHDNNESHPPRTRSRRRQEALAAMATLPDQSSARRQTVLIKRELARLNQSLGRRLSLGKNKSRSATPFSTCSSPEPTPVTAEIDRITEEEGETGRVEEGETGRVEEGETGRVEEGETGEGETGRVEEGETGRVEEGETGRVKEGETGRVKEGESGRVKEGETGRVKEGETGRVKEGESGRVKEGETGRVKEGETGRVKEGETGRVKEGETGRVKEGETGRVKEGATSKVTAEEAGPVRVTKDRVGMKEEMEKPPVLSSTQQSPPQEDQHKPESWNITCQDSSRSDLPEKRKEEESPGSTSSGLPERSREEEEESPGSTSSTCDHGSGLPERSREEEEESPGSTSSGLPERSREEEEESPGSTSSGLPERSREEEEESPGSTSSGLPERSREEEEETAGSSKDSSRVSARNSPSHPCRTRRGSRSQPGGSSEAGRSRRSIVPPQRFSSYVTEPRMMYSAACFSERIFSAQRTPKDRQPLNAPNTNCTDSPSSATDTAEGLGDAREEELPLASSPEDVSQERMGGRGCRSTARGQTSDRESQRRGQVIPVTAASSEQQSPPKQRSQNRADVRLRAAKPFGRLRSSHSAQQSQPASPQTASRPEVPTEQPQYISPIKLMFVSAVVGEEGVRYTLKAAAPGSSWHGQETFDPCEESSWAGSPEKTPEKTHNPPKTRSPPQTRSPPKTRSPPQTRSPPQTRSPPQTRSPPQTRSPLQTRSPLQTRSPLQTRSPLQTRSPLQTRSPPKNTISSSPKLCGTMRGGEGGSPPKRSPGSQNGDGSPPFRETTPTKRRPGRPKKLGPQLEKRAKRPIGRPPKQRGVEPSCGSRQGGQDRSSGVPLGCSTGEEGNEERDPANRNLKITVVYGRSHRTKRTVSEEAACLQATEQLMDLNFVRPVKDKRFAPHASNSSNIIKCQKLQCTAAMRRPGRPAKVKISGISVTVTTTSPGKRKVHMNRDRKSPEKLCQRKALLPEPQPSKEPRKISSTPTSEDATRMQIERTTESKDGERERQTQTPPVLAVRHSVRVRKPSVYLLHSVATSTSRSLSHSTALLRRSRQLLINRASSKGSHRKRKEEGGEDTPGREELLSGREERRSEGRGGVLCEDLSQVAGVSVDSIFPASSSEALRWWPVSSDQDSLNQELARRIRLISQSWVADAAATTHTTRTGTIMSTKQRLDDDSLSSWEPEVGSAVRLLFDRRCSVERLASWFMQTTETQSLGIVKKTSSRNPYELLHYPRNASRESVFPSPQTMRLRKHIKKFAKAVPKSPAQLRLAQERLRRGRELNARRRLFTARPASGGLRLRAPCRKVRALGTYRTTLLRVREKFLTWTLRAKQPNRLIWRRSLVEEGNSPHQVWPSAQPREELTRSPHHHCLPASSETSHPCSPNQLTGLTKQQRLSSKAWSPERLKECCVFLKKINSPDTESTVEKEWDVCTVNLDDTYCPDETRQEERSGEDDKAVKTERRKRRVPWKESSSSPQEVMVQEHNQVRAGNRRGKQKNSGKATSQSQTPPPTKAMSQSPTPPPVKAMSQSPTPPPAKATSQSPTPTPAKSMSQSPTPPPAKATSQSPTPPPAKSTSQSPTPPPAKATSQSPTPPPTKVMRKSRGRGLTGPRWRDFILGT, from the exons CTCCCTGTTGCCCCCGGTTACGGATGAACCCCAGAGGGAAGCAGAGGATGCTGGGATGCCCGATGCCCCAAGTGGGAGGAGCTCTGCTCTGGAAGCGGTACGCTCCACGTTATGCCCCGCCCATCGCTCTCTGCTCCAGCGAATCCTGAGGCTCGCCCACCAGCAGCACCGTCTATCATTGGCCTACAGGGACGCCCATCGCCGCCTCGTCCCGCCCCCAGACCCTCTCTGCGGCCACCTGGTGGCCAAACAACAGGACgacacttcctctcctccttccttcactGGCTGTTGGAGCCGTCGTGGAGCCACGCGTCCGACTGACTGGAAGACACCAGGTGGTCCAGGCTGTTGCTGCTGGCTGCCTCCTGTCTGTTTCTGCCTCCAGAGCCTCCGCTGCCTGTCCTGCCAGAGCCTGTCCCTGGGACACACCACTGGGGTtcgctcctcctcttctctgtgcTCTTTCACGTCCTCCTCTTCTCGTTCATCCTCCGCTCTGTGCCCTAATCCCTCAGTCTGTCCCGTGGCCTCTGTCTGTTGCTCCAACCCCCAGCCCTGTGCCTCCTGCTGCTCAGAACACACCTACCTGGCCCCGGTCAGACACACAGCCccgggaggtggaggaggaagcgAGTGCCCTGTCCTCAAGAGAGAGCGATCCcgcaccccctctcctccccctctctcccccatacccTCAGACATGGACGGTAAGGAGGAAGACAAGCCTCCCTCTCTTCTGCAGCAGGAGGGGGAAAAAGAGGAGGAGGCTGGGTGTGGTGGGGAGGTGGGTGAGGACAGGGAGCAGCAGGAGGGGGAAAAAGAGGAGGAGGCTGGGTGTGGTGGGGAGGTGGGTGAGGACAGGGAGCAGCAGGAGGGGGAAAAAGAGGAGGAGGCTGGGTGTGGTGGGGAGGTGGGTGAGGATCCTCCACTCAGCTCTGCCTTAGCCAATCACAACCTAGAGAAGGATCCCCACCTGACGACCTCGGCCAATCGGCACATTGCAGAGTCCCGGGCCGACGCCCACCTGAGTGAGATCATCACCACCGTTCTGAACACGGGTGGCGGCAGCGACTACAGCCTAAACGACATGTTgcatcaccatgacaacaacgAGAGCCATCCACCTCGGACGCGTTCCCGGCGGCGACAGGAGGCCCTGGCTGCCATGGCGACTTTGCCCGACCAGTCGTCCGCCCGGCGCCAGACCGTGCTAATCAAACGGGAGCTGGCCAGGCTGAACCAATCGCTGGGCAGGAGGCTGTCGCTAGGGAAGAACAAGAGCCGCAGTGCCACGCCCTTTTCTACCTGCTCGTCACCTGAACCAACCCCTGTTACAGCAGAGATAGACAGAAtcacagaggaggagggagagaccggtagagtggaggagggagagaccggtagagtggaggagggagagaccggtagagtggaggagggagagaccggGGAGGGAGAGACCggtagagtggaggagggagagaccggtagagtggaggagggagagaccggtagagtgaaggagggagagaccggtagagtgaaggagggagagagcggtaGAGTGAAGGAGGGCGAGACCGGTAGAGTGAAGGAGGGCGAGACCggtagagtgaaggagggagagagcggtaGAGTGAAGGAGGGCGAGACCGGTAGAGTGAAGGAGGGCGAGACCggtagagtgaaggagggagagaccggtagagtgaaggagggagagaccggtagagtgaaggagggagagaccggTAGAGTGAAGGAGGGCGCGACGTCGAAGGTGACAGCAGAGGAGGCAGGTCCAGTGAGAGTCACGAAGGATAGAGTCGGCatgaaggaggagatggagaaacccccagtcctctcctctacacaaCAGAGTCCCCCGCAGGAGGACCAACACAAACCAGAGAGCTGGAACATCACCTGTCAGGACAGCAGTAGGAGTGACCTCCCtgagaagaggaaagaggaggagtcACCAGGTAGTACCAGCAGTGGTCTTCCTgaaaggagtagagaggaagaggaggagtcacCAGGTAGTACCAGCAGCACCTGTGACCATGGCAGTGGTCTTcctgagaggagtagagaggaagaggaggagtcacCAG GTAGTACCAGCAGTGGTCTTcctgagaggagtagagaggaagaggaggagtcacCAGGTAGTACCAGCAGTGGTCTTcctgagaggagtagagaggaagaggaggagtcacCAGGTAGTACCAGCAGTGGTCTTcctgagaggagtagagaggaagaggaggagacagcaggcagcagcaAGGACAGTAGCAGAGTGTCAGCCAGGAATAGCCCTTCCCACCCCTGCAGAACCAGGAGAGGCAGCAGGTCCCAGCCAGGAGGGAGCAGCGAGGCTGGGAGGTCCAGGAGGAGCATCGTCCCTCCCCAGCGGTTCTCCTCCTACGTCACAGAGCCCAGGATGATGTATTCTGCTGCCTGTTTCTCAGAGAGGATCTTCTCCGCCCAGAGGACGCCAAAGGATCGGCAACCACTCAATGCCCCCAACACCAATTGCACAGACTCCCCGTCCTCGGCCACAGACACGGCTGAGGGGTTGGGCGACGCAAGAGAAGAGGAATTACCGCTGGCATCCAGTCCTGAGGATGTCAGTCAGGAGAGGATGGGAGGCAGAGGCTGTAGATCAACAGCAAGAGGTCAGACTTCAGACCGTGAGTCACAGAGACGAGGTCAGGTGATTCCCGTCACTGCAGCTTCCTCTGAGCAGCAGAGTCCCCCTAAACAGCGCTCCCAGAACAGGGCAGACGTTAGGCTCAGAGCAGCCAAACCTTTTGGGCGCTTACGCTCCTCCCACTCCGCCCAACAGTCCCAACCAGCGAGCCCTCAGACAGCCTCCAGGCCAGAGGTCCCCACAGAGCAGCCTCAGTACATCAGCCCCATCAAGCTGATGTTTGTGTCTGCAGTAGTGGGTGAGGAGGGGGTGAGGTACACCCTGAAGGCGGCTGCACCAGGATCCAGCTGGCATGGACAGGAGACCTTTGACCCCTGTGAGGAGTCATCGTGGGCTGGAAGTCCAGAGAAGACCCCAGAGAAGACTCACAATCCACCGAAGACCAGGAGTCCACCACAGACCAGGAGTCCACCGAAGACCAGGAGTCCACCCCAGACCAGGAGTCCACCCCAGACCAGGAGTCCACCCCAGACCAGGAGTCCACCCCAGACCAGGAGTCCCCTCCAGACCAGGAGTCCCCTCCAGACTAGGAGTCCCCTCCAGACTAGGAGTCCCCTCCAGACCAGGAGTCCCCTCCAGACCAGGAGTCCACCCAAGAACACCATATCGTCATCACCAAAGCTGTGTGGaacgatgagaggaggagaggggggtagcCCGCCAAAACGGTCTCCCGGGTCCCAGAACGGAGACGGCTCGCCTCCTTTTCGTGAAACCACCCCCACAAAGAGACGTCCGGGACGTCCCAAGAAACTGGGCCCCCAGCTGGAGAAGAGGGCCAAGAGGCCGATCGGCCGCCCGCCCAAGCAAAGGGGTGTAGAGCCGAGCTGTGGCTCCAGGCAGGGTGGTCAGGACCGGTCCAGTGGAGTTCCCTTAGGCTGCAGCACCGGGGAGGAGGGCAACGAGGAGAGAGACCCagccaacaggaacctgaagatCACCGTGGTGTACGGACGCTCCCACAGGACAAAGAGGACAGTGTCGGAGGAGGCTGCTTGTCTCCAGGCTACAGAGCAGCTGATGGATCTGAACTTCGTCAGACCGGTGAAGGACAAAAGGTTCGCTCCCCACGCCAGCAACAGCAGCAACATTATCAAGTGCCAGAAGCTGCAGTGTACCGCGGCCATGCGTCGTCCAGGGAGACCCGCCAAGGTCAAGATCTCCGGAATCTCCGTTACCGTCACCACCACGTCGCCGGGGAAACGCAAGGTCCACATGAACCGGGACAGGAAATCTCCGGAGAAGCTCTGTCAGCGGAAAGCCCTCCTTCCTGAACCCCAGCCTTCCAAAGAGCCCAGGAAAATCAGCAGCACGCCGACTAGCGAGGACGCCACTCGGATGCAgatagagagaacgacagagtccaaggatggagagagggagcgtcAGACCCAGACTCCTCCTGTGTTGGCGGTGCGTCACTCTGTGAGAGTGAGGAAGCCTTCAGTGTACCTGCTTCACTCTGTAGCCACCTCCACCTCTAGGTCCCTGAGCCACAGTACCGCCCTGCTGCGCCGATCCAGACAGCTACTGATCAACAGGGCCAGCAGCAAGGGCAGCCATCgcaagaggaaggaggagggaggagaggacaccCCAGGGCGGGAGGAGCTGCTGtccgggagggaggagaggaggagcgagggaagaggaggggtgtTGTGTGAGGACCTGAGCCAGGTAGCGGGGGTTTCGGTAGACTCCATTTTCCCAGCCAGCTCCAGCGAGGCGTTGAGGTGGTGGCCCGTCTCCTCCGACCAGGACAGCCTGAACCAAGAGCTGGCTCGCAGGATCCGCCTCATATCCCAAAGCTGGGTCGCTGACGCTGCCGCTACCACCCACACCACCAGGACGGGGACGATCATGTCCACCAAGCAGAGACTCGACGACGACTCTTTGTCCTCCTGGGAGCCAGAGGTTGGGTCGGCAGTGCGGCTGCTGTTTGACCGGCGCTGCAGCGTGGAGAGGCTGGCCTCCTGGTTCATGCAGACCACTGAGACTCAGTCTCTGGGCATTGTGAAGAAGACCAGCTCCCGAAACCCCTATGAGCTCCTGCACTACCCCCGGAACGCCAGCAGGGAGAGCGTCTTTCCCAGCCCGCAGACCATGCGACTACGCAAACACATCAAGAAGTTTGCCAAAGCTGTGCCGAAGAGCCCCGCCCAGCTCCGTCTGGCCCAGGAACGGCTCCGACGTGGAAGAGAGCTGAATGCCAGGCGGCGTCTGTTCACTGCGAGGCCGGCGTCTGGCGGGCTGCGTCTTAGAGCTCCTTGTAGGAAGGTCAGGGCCCTCGGGACGTACAGAACCACTCTGCTCAGAGTCAGAGAAAAGTTCCTCACCTGGACCCTCAGAGCCAAGCAGCCCAACAGGCTGATCTGGAGGAGAAGCCTGGTGGAGGAAGGCAACTCACCTCACCAGGTCTGGCCTTCTGCTCAGCCCAGGGAGGAGCTCACCAGGTCTCCACATCACCActgtctacctgcctcctcagaGACCAGTCATCCCTGCAGCCCCAACCAGCTGACAGGCCTCACCAAACAGCAGCGTCTCAGCTCTAAAGCCTGGAGTccagagagactgaaggagtgtTGCGTGTTCCTCAAGAAGATCAACTCCCCCGACACAGAGTCCACCGTTGAGAAGGAGTGGGACGTCTGCACCGTCAATCTAGACGACACATACTGCCCCGACGAgaccagacaggaggagaggagcggagaggacgaCAAAGCTGTGAAAacggagagaaggaagaggagagttCCCTGGAAGGAGTCTAGCAGCTCGCCGCAGGAGGTCATGGTTCAGGAGCACAACCAGGTCCGAGCCGGGAACAGGAGAGGCAAACAGAAAAATTCAGGGAAGGCCACGAGCCAATCACAGACCCCGCCGCCAACGAAAGCCATGAGCCAATCACCGACCCCACCGCCAGTGAAAGCCATGAGCCAATCACCGACCCCGCCGCCAGCGAAAGCCACGAGCCAATCCCCGACCCCGACGCCAGCGAAATCCATGAGCCAATCACCGACCCCACCACCAGCGAAAGCCACGAGCCAATCCCCGACCCCGCCGCCAGCGAAATCCACGAGCCAATCACCGACCCCGCCGCCAGCGAAAGCCACGAGCCAATCACCGACCCCGCCGCCAACGAAAGTCATGAGAAAATCGCGTGGGAGGGGCCTGACCGGGCCGCGGTGGCGTGACTTTATACTGG GAACCTGA